Genomic DNA from Parasteatoda tepidariorum isolate YZ-2023 chromosome 3, CAS_Ptep_4.0, whole genome shotgun sequence:
CTTAATGGACCGTTTAAAATGTCATTCATCGACTATATTTGTTTCTACCCCACGCGTGAATTTATCTGCTTATCGTTACATTGTTGATAATGGCTATGCAAGGTCACTCCTACAAGAGGTCACCATTTTGATTTTCACATTGATTTTGCATtccaaataagaaaaagatattttatcatCCTTAGTAAAGAATGATATTAATTTACtcgttctaaaaatttttatatcagcCTTAGACTTTATTCgtttgggaaaaaaatgttttgacttATCTGTTTCAAGGTCACTTGCACGCaagactgaaaaataaatgttaagagtTAAGTCTGTaagctttttgttttaaattagaaatgaatgTTTCAGAAAGTATGCGCGTGTAAGAAAATggattctgtttttttttttttttttcaaactagtcatttatttaagaattaactaacgaatctaaataaataacgaTGTCGTCCATTTCCGTCAAtcattttcttctaatttagtaattatttaaaagactaCAAATGTGTTTAAATGATTGCCATGcatcttataaatttatgaaagtggttgtaaataattgcaagtattttttatacataactttttattgtttagagATCATGAATACGAAGAGACCATTTGAAATGTTGCCCCCAGAACCTCAAATTCTTATTAGAGAAGTTTAAAAACGGAttctaactatatattttaaaaggaactctatgctcattttcttaaatacgcattttgagctgtatccgttttcataaatgcaaattttcaaaCCATTTCCTTAAACACGCATCTTGATctaagtgcaaaataaaaatctcacaAGCTGCAAAACCCACATGTCATGCcacaaaattagttatttattttcattctgaCTATTTAGCATTAAAGCACATATTATTAAAGATCCGGACAGAACAGTTTCGATTTCGAAAacataatcattttttacaGAATGCACAAATATTGATTTAGATAAgggtaggtttttttttaacttcctcAATTTTTATCCTCATGGGCCATTTCGTGTTGAgtagccttttttttaaaaattattcattgttttcttctaattattacagtgtaaaaatttaaacactaaaaatgGGAGCACTACTTAACACCAAAGTGGAGCGGTGAAATACTCTTGATTCTTGGGTCTTCAACACACCAAGAACTGGGACTGTTCCTGGTGTAgtgaaacacaaaaataaatttttatacactacTTGACATAAAGTAGCAGACACCATTTTcagttacagtaaaaataaagtttataatttcagTAAGATATAAtgtacacagtaaaaaaaaatcgtgtatctaaacataaaaatggtggcaactactttacaccaatgTTCTGTCTTCACAACACAAAGGATAGTTTCCGGTGCAGTGAAACACCTTTCTTTTACAATACTTGGGATAAAGTAGCCACCTCCATAAAAATCAGTAAAGTTACTTTACGAtgcaatataaagtaagaatcatgCATTTAGGATGCACATACAAGAgcgccggcagaataatataaaggGGGGTGCAACTTCTAACAAACTACCCTCCCCTccccccgaaaaaaaattaaaatattctgcaattacattttgttttgttattacatatactttcatctgttcattttttctagatacatttcttcattgttagcaagatatttaaaaaaaagtacgaatttcttgtacttACAAATTTTGCCCAGAGGNACAGTTcacagagatttaaaaaattaaaatataattatttttattactcatctaaaaacatgcatacatattttaacgACGAATTTCTGTTTCTGTTGATGAATAATAGCGTTAGAAATAACAATTGCTCTCGTCAGCTTATTCCTGAGTGTTAAGAAACTGGGTTTCTCTAATTTTTGATACTCAAAACGTGCCAACATTGGTGATTTCGGAAGAGAAAATAGTTCTCGTATGGTGTGAAAGCATGAGATTAGGGTTAAAGATTATTccattttacatgtttaattttaaattactatatcCTTTAAATTGTATGTAAATGATCGAGTGGGGGTTAATATGGAATGAAATGTtcccttttacattttttgggTTGTTTAATATGATAATCGGCGAGATATTGTATCATAGTGTTTGCAGTGAATGGATTAAGAAAAACGtggcaaaatattataaataggtGTCTTATTTTATCCAATATAAAATCatctaatttcaataaaatttctttaatagctTATTTTGAATACAGATCAGAGCATGTATaataatacatacataaatataaaagcttttattgattatacattatattgtttatattgatAAGCTTAGAAGCAagtcattttttcaaaacaatcacTCGTTTTTCTCTAACACAATGAagcattcccccccccccccNCCCCCCCCCCTATTTTTCTTCGTTTCTTGGGATGGCACAAATATCCAATTTTCCACTCAAAAGAAACTCATAATTTCCAATTTCAGAACCTTCAGGGTaggtcaatttaaaattctggaTGATTGTagtcagaaaaagaaatatctgaGACATCGTATAACCTTCTCCAATACATGATCGCCTACCTAAGAAATAAGAGCATGTTTAAATTAGACAAAACTTGAATTTCTGAACTTcgattatattaatttgaagtaaaaatcaattaaaatgtgCATAAGTAGttcgttttttttcctacattaaTTGAAGTAAGACTACACAGAGAATTTGAATTCATAACGTTGGTTAAGTAGAACACACTATAGAGCATAACTAACGGTTGCcatccactgcgggactactaaatttaagaaatggctattaaaaaattttctctcggTCGCCAAACGATCACTGCATTTTTCGTAGAAATTTGTATCCCATGTgcattgtattataattttttaaaaaataaatacgaatttattatgaacatttcatgatatttattatgaacatttcatgataaaaaatatacgaatttATTATGAACGAATTTATTATGAACATTTCATGatatatcgtttttattttatttaatttttaaccgtCGTAGAGCAACTGactttatttctgaatttacGGTTATTAATGCTCACCTTCGcagtcttgtcattttgaatattGTCATTGAGAAAAGAAAACTCTTGAATCAAGCATCAGGaaaaactagccttcgtggaggactttttgatcgaACTTGCATGcgtttgtgttacatggaggacaaaaccacgaaaacttccatGGTTAGGGCAAAAGAAATCTAACCCATCAAGGAACTCTAACCCCCTTCTCAAAATGGGCATTTATACATTAACATATTTTCTCCGATCATTCACTCCCTGCTGACCCattcatacttttaaatgatCTTCAATAGTcatgaaatgtttttccttGATCTTATGGTGTATTTCCTGCCCCCCCCCAATTAAGATGTTCTTTAAAATCTGGGCAAACTTCTTCAATAAGTAATGTGGCGCACATGTTTCGGTCCCCTTAAGAGGACGCTATACCGCCGGCGAAACCATTTAAGTCAAATTTTGTCTcaccaatataaatattataaatttaaagctctGAGAAAAGGGAGTTTAGaacaaacaacaaattttaacagcaaattttcaaatgctattctgaaaaaaattccaaaatacaaacaaattatgatAGGATTATTTAGAATTACCTAAACTTTTAAATACCAATGGAGTAGATACAGAATTTTCCATGAAAAATTTCCTACTCGGTATAGAGTCGTTTTAAATATCAACAAAGATGTGATGAATCGATGGGAAGAATCAAGTCCTTACGATTATATTACTCATTCTTAAGATGACTTCACAGCATTCGTTTCAGATCAGACTTTAGAccgattttataaattatcaaccGAACAGTCTCTACTGAAAGGTGTAATACGACTTTTACATTACTCGCTAACAATGGATTGTATATAATAGTGGTGACAGTAAAATTGGGAAATGCATGCATCTCTTCGGTATCAGTTATAAAGGAATCTTGTGCATTGAATGAGAGCACTTACCAACTCCAAAATTGATGGGAAGATCAGGTCTCTTGCTCTTGTCTTCACACATGAATCGGGATGGATTGAACTTCTCGGGTTCTGGGTAGATCTCTGGATCATTATGGCAGGTCCACATGTTCACAAGAGTCATTGCACCTTTGGGAATCCTGTATCCTCTGATGACAGTCTCCTCTGGaaacagaaaactttaaaatcaccACTATTGTGAAAATGGTGCGATAAATACATCATAAAAACTATGTCCCAAGTCATTACTGCTCACAACATTATGACGAAATCTCACCCTCATTTTGGAGCCGCACATTTTTTTACTGCTAGATTACGGCCAGTTATCGGTAAAATGTGTTTAAGACAtagaacttgaaaataaattatgtgtaaAGCCATACAAGTTACAGGTCTGCCCGTAAATGTTTTCTCATCAAGGCTATTGGCCGTAAATTGACGTAATGCTAGTAAAAATTATGAGTTCGGGACTTGACGCTGTTTGATACTCATGCAGTTTGTTTGTTGAAACGAGGAAAACAGTGGAGGGAGACAAAATAGCACAAGTGTTGCCATCGAGTAAGAGAGTTGCTTGTTCATTATCCATGGTTACAATAGGGATTTACAAGATAGATGGTATTTGGCAACGGGCCCGGGACTTTTATGTCAGTAGACTAATTTTGCAACAACCACCATGGAAAAGGATGCACACtttcgaattaaattaaaaagctgaGCAAAACAACCGTATTTATAGGTCAACTCCATTGAAGTTCGTTGCAATTAAGggcacagttttttttcttttgtcaaaGACGGAAGCTGGCAGTTCTTTACAATCACGGGTACTGGAATTTTCTTGTCTCAAAAATCGAAGTTTGTCTTGTAAACTCTTCAAATTGTACGGATATTTCTTAGAGTGTAGGCgattttttcacaaaagaaaaaaaaactgtattgatAAATTACAGAATATTACTGTATTGATAAACTGCAGAATTACTTACGAAATTACATATACTATCCATTTGAAATATGAGTTCTGAATCTCTTAATTCGATATCTGTGACTGCATTTATAATACAGCATGCTAAAATCACGCAAGAACTACTACAATTAGAATTCACttcttaataacaaatataaactaagtaaaattttgttgttggaATTTTTGATGAAGAATGACTGAAAAAGTGCTGTAAGTTTAAAATGTGTAGTAGCataatatcaaaacatttagGAATTCTGATGTATAAAAGCGTTAAATAATGCACTTATAATAAGAGTTTTGAACAGTTTATGAACTTGACTTCGATTATATTTCTTTCACTCAagaattatctaatttatttcttaatttcaaaatatgtaattggAATTTTTAGCCAACACCAGGAGGAAATGTGAATTATTGTTTAGTATTGCGAAGTTTTTTGTAtggaacatttaaaaacatttgagatttattttagaaaaatacttacTGGTGCATTGCTGGCCAGGCACTACAGAGAAGATTTCAAAAGTACGCAGTATTTCGTGCATGTAGGCTGTAGTATATGggagtttacttttatcttcaATAGTCGGAGCTCTTCCCCTTCCCACGACCTCCACTATTTCGGCATAGATTTTATCCTGATGGTCCTGGTGGTCCACTACATGCTTCATGAAAATTGCAATAAACAGAGCTACGCTAAGGACTCCGTCACTCACAAACTGAATCAGGGTACCAACCAAAGCCTTATCTGAAAATGCATAAATGCATCTGTGTAtagtgaaaaatatagaaaatattaagcatATCATTTGAGATTATTCAttgtacataaaaaagaaaattaggaaaaattgaggataaaagtattctaaaatGGTCACTAtgcttaaatgtttataaaaagcCTCTCTTGCCCATTTTCCCGACGTGTTGCCATGGATCGCCACCAAGCCTACCTTTTGAATCCTCCTTTTCCTTCGCTGAGAGGTCAACGTAAGCGCACTTAGAGTCTACGGTATTCTCCGGATGCCCCCCAACGGAGGCGGGGCGGGGTTAAGTTTtgatatgtttataaaaatggtgattttgcattgaaaaatattgcatactGGAAAGCATCGTAATTGGTCAGTGCCTAAACCATAAGCGCTATTTTAGTTGCGTCCTCGTGCGGTGATTGATGAAAATACTCAGAGTACAATGAGAAAATGTGACGAAATGTTGCATTGTAAGTATTAatatgagaattaaaaatagaaactatttACAGTCCATTTTTGTGTGCTTCATTTATTAAGAGAGAACAGTAAACAACAACAGAAAAGCAAAAAGCTATGCAAAAATGAGTACCAACAATAAACAtcgattcatttttttaaggatttgtgaaataaaagcgataaaacaattttttctgagaatataaattaattttctgtagcactattaagaaaaatcattaccGGTGAAGTATTTTGCTGTTGGATCCCCTTTGCAATGCCTGTCGTTCCTTTCTTTGAGGTAAgcgtcaataaaattttttggatgCTCATCTTTATTGAACATGGATTTGTGTTCGTTGACGACGCTCTCCAATGTTCTCTTTATGATTTTGTAATTCTTCATCGCTGTCCAATATCCAGGTTTAAGAGGGAAAATAAACCTAAGAACGAAGACACAATTTAACATAAATCCGTGACACACAAATTCCCAAAGCATAGTTTGTTAAGGGCCAGTTATAGCATTCTCAAAAGTGgccaatatttgtttaaaattaataataataaaatgtaaacggGGTGCATTTTCCAGAAGGAGAAAAAATGGCCACTAGGTGACACTCAGCAGACGCTTAATCACCTGGTGGGAACAGTTCATGTTCCCCTATAACGATGTACAATGAgccaaaaagaaaaggaaaaaaaccgaccaccctgaataacttttgatctaatgatcggatcttcacgttctaggactcattgtgaatggttcgagggggaaacctcaaatatgctaattagttaatgcaaatgatattttaagttacaaagtCAGTCGCAAAAacgaactttctctgaataaacatacctctttTTAAACGGATTTCTTACTCTCGAAACATAGGGTCTCCATAGTGTGGTCAGAATAGTGATCCAAAGtttaccttaattttactttttgcgtaattCACCATATCTCGGGAACTTTTGAATCGAATAGAAATTTTTGCATACAGttataaagtttgtttattcaaagataattccatgcaaaaatttaattttagtaaatatttattattttttattaaataaatagtcgaaaaaagtttcaattgaaaggtataaaattttttacatcattttaaagtaggcgattttacatggcaaaatacaaaatttgagtgaaatcggctAAATAGTTCCTcagaaattgaattgaaattatattatttttaaatatctgacttttctgaaatgcatttttttaggaactattcgaccaattttgctCACATTTTGTAGTTTGccttacaaaattatattccttaaaatgatgcagaaaattgtatatcttaaaaatcaaaattttttgatcattattaaataaaatatttgaaaataatacatatttactaaaagttgtgttttttcattgaattacgTTTGAATAAACAAGTCTTATAATTATGTGCGAAAAATTTTCagttcgcttaaaaaattctcaagatattacgaaatatacaaaaagtaaaattaacactaagggatccaaacttaaAAGCGCTCTCCTgacagattgcggctaccttcTAATGTCAACAGAAATCTTCCTCGTGCTTTGAACTATCTGTATGCTAAGTTTCACAGCTTTCTGTCGGATAGTTTAGGAGTCTATAGAGGACAAACAAACACACATTCACTTTTATATATAAGGTTATTGTTTAGTTATACAATTTCagtgattttagaaaattaacatttatttaaaaagatatgatTTTCTCGGTTTGTACAGATTTTCCCgaattggatttgcacatggtaaaaatataaatttagataaaaaggaagtttttggtaattttattagtaaCAATAACACACAATTAACTCAacgattttatatagaatttaattacattagttcagtattcattgcttttttttttatcaaattcatctattaattgtattcatttcaatcaaattaatagaattaaaagaatatgtagcaatgtttatttatccaaacaataaaaaaacaaactatttcaaaatttgatattgcCATTAAATGTTCATTATGTTGTTGTATAGAGCCTACGTTATTTCGGTTACACAACCTGATTTTAAATGGGTTATCGCTGTTACTTGTTTGAAATCGTATTATCTCCACTGAGATGTAATGGTTACTTCGATAATTTAAAGCTATGTCATAATTCAGAACACAGTAAGTGGTGTCGTGActttgagaagaaaaattctttagtGTGACTGATATAAGAGTAATGTTAGTATATTTTGTATAGCTTTTGGGGGAGTTCATAGTAGTTTATTATAcctttatgtttaataatatatgttcgagttattattattatatgggATGCTATATAGGAATTTAGGTAGTGAATAGTTCTTGTTTAAAGTAGCTAAAACGGATAATGAAAACTTTGACGAGGATGCACTTTATTATaccatttgaatttaatttccataattttttttaacaactcaGGAATGCAAGAATTGTTATGAacagagaaatataatttttttgttg
This window encodes:
- the LOC107443510 gene encoding cytochrome P450 2F3; translation: MKKKIKNCIISLNKKMFQEFLKSVCGETTAAIIVIVVVTVCIYYYKRNKGLPPGPVSFPFFGYSLILKDDTCHRTLERLQKKYGDVFSFTFAGTLYINMGSMKAVQEFHLTHAECFQRSNDFSIISYFFNSGVSVANGEPWKVMRKFALQQLREYGMTTVKDNMSEPLYDSIQETIGFLKAKKGESVEMVQHLTNKCNAILRSTMFGQSGITEEQVKEINEAYAHIVAFMSITNFFYNGFLTRFIFPLKPGYWTAMKNYKIIKRTLESVVNEHKSMFNKDEHPKNFIDAYLKERNDRHCKGDPTAKYFTDKALVGTLIQFVSDGVLSVALFIAIFMKHVVDHQDHQDKIYAEIVEVVGRGRAPTIEDKSKLPYTTAYMHEILRTFEIFSVVPGQQCTKETVIRGYRIPKGAMTLVNMWTCHNDPEIYPEPEKFNPSRFMCEDKSKRPDLPINFGVGRRSCIGEGYTMSQIFLFLTTIIQNFKLTYPEGSEIGNYEFLLSGKLDICAIPRNEEK